The Carboxydocella sporoproducens DSM 16521 genomic sequence TTTGGAAAACACAGACGTGTGCCTCCATTCCTGTAACTATTATTTTCGGTCTACCTATCTTCTTTAAATCCGCAACCAACTGGTCTGTACATGCTGAAAAAGTTATCTTTTCATAAATCGTTACTTGATTAAAGTTGCTTGCAACCTCTTCTACTGTCTTTCCCAGGCCTTTTGTATACTGTTGTGTAACCACCACCGGTATATTTAGCCTATTAGCTATAGTTAGCAAGATATTTGTCTTATTAATAATTTGACTTCCATATTTCATTACCGGAACTAGTCTCTCTTGTATATCAATGACCATTAAAACCACTTCGTCCTTATTCACAAAAAATTTGTCCATTATTTACACCTGGTTCAAAAAACTTGACTGTTTTTATCTCCAGCCAAACCGGCCCCCAGACCAGGTCTTCGCCTCCTTTCCGAACATTTGATTTGCCCTCCGAGGGGCAGGGCGACAGGGGACCTCGGCCCGGGAGTCCCACCCGGAGCCCGAACGAAGAGGTTATCCTCTCCCGTACCCCAGGCTCGCCTTCGGAATGTCTTTCGGCACC encodes the following:
- a CDS encoding hydrolase yields the protein MDKFFVNKDEVVLMVIDIQERLVPVMKYGSQIINKTNILLTIANRLNIPVVVTQQYTKGLGKTVEEVASNFNQVTIYEKITFSACTDQLVADLKKIGRPKIIVTGMEAHVCVFQTVRDLLKIGYNVFVVSDAVCSRSKENYLNALSLMQQMGAVITNTESVFFDLMKEAGTPEFKELSRLIK